The DNA sequence TGTCCTCCCTGTGTAATGGAAGAACTTACCCATCTGAAAAAAGAAGAAAGGGTGATAGCGTCTGTGGTATCCAGTTTTACCACATGATCGGTCAGTTCTTTCAAAAACTGTTCATCAGCTTTCGGGCCGGCAGCACAACCTACGATGGCTCCAAACTCCAGTCCTCTGATCACTGGAATCATCTGTCTGTATTTCTGAATATCCGAAGGTTTTCCATCGGTAAATATAAAAAGTAACGGTTGCCAGTCTCCTTTTGCATCTGCCGATTCTTTTACCATCTCTTTCTTCACCAATTCTGAAACCATTTCCAATGCAGCTCCCGTATGGGTTGGCCCGCTATCCGGACAGGTAATTTCCATAGGATAAAAGCTCGCCAGATCTGTTAAAGGAATAATATTTTTCACTTCTCTATCGAAGGTAATAACGCTCAGATGCAGACTGTCCATCGCTTGCGGATCTGCGCGAAGCATACTGATCAATCCGTTGAATCCATTATTCAGTGCCTGAATAGGCTCACCGTTCATAGAACCTGAGGTATCTAATAAAAAATAAGCTAATAATCTCCTGCTCATTGTATGACAATATTAAGTCTGAAGCCGGCGGAGGGAGTCGGAGACTTCCAAGCCGGCTTTTATTTTGGTTTGATAAAAATTTAGAATCTAGTTGGAATAAGCGTACTGCTGTCTCAGAATATCTATAAAGTTATCTGTATGGTGCGGCTCACCCACGGCACGGAATTTCCAGTCTCCGTTATGACGGTATGCTTCTGCAAAAACCATTGCACACATTCCATTCATACTTGAATCTCCGGAAAGGCTGTATTTTGTAATTTCTTTTCCTGTAGCATCCACCGCACGGATAAATGCATTATCGATCATCCCGAAGTGTTGGTTATTCGTTCTTCCCTGATAAATGGTAACAATGAATACTATTTTCTGATAACTCTGGTCCAGCTGATCCAGCCTTACAATGATCTGCTCATCATCCCCATCTCCCGCTCCGGTTCTGTTGTCTCCTGTAAGCCATACATTCCCGCTTGGGTGCTGCATAGAATTGAAGAAAACCACATCTCCCTGGTAAAGCCCCATCTGCCTTCCGTCATTGGTCTGTACCGTTCTTCCAAGATTGGCTACTTTGCCATTACCATCTAAAAGAAAAGCCACAGCATCAAGGTCATACTCAGCTTCTTTACTGAACAGTTTTCCAAAGAACCCTCCGCCTTGCTTTCTTACATCCCATCCTAAGCCAATGGTTACTTTTGAAAGATCATAAACGCTTTCTCCGCGGTCATTCTTTCTTAAATCTATCGTTTGTCCTTTCTGTAAATTAATTGCCATAGTTATAGTTTTGTGTATTTGATGATTTTATTTGATAATTTGTCCTTTGTAGTATTTCTCTAGAAAGAAACCAAGATCTGCTCTGTATCCTATTCCTGAAGCTTCAAATTTCCAGCTTCCGTTTCTCTTGTACAGCCTTCCGAACTCTACACCGGTTTCAATAGAAAAATCTTCATCTAGCTCATATTTTGCAATTTCCTGGTTTGAATGATTATCAACAACCCGGATATAAGAGTTTCTTACCTGTCCGAAATTCTGTCTTCTTCTTTCAAAATCTTCTATAGTGACTACGAAAAGAATTTCTTCTACCCTTGAATCTACTTTATCAAGGTCTATTACGATGGCTTCATCATCGTCACCATCACTGTTTTTACCACTGGGATCATCTCCTGTATGGGTAAGAGCTCCGTCCGGAGAATTCAGGTTATTGTAAAAAACAAAATATTCTTCGCTTACCAATTTTCTGTCAGAATCAATCATGATTGCAGAAGCATCAAGGTCAAAATCATAGCCGGTTCCTTCGTTGGGATCCCAGCCTAATCCAATCGTCATTTTCGTCAATCCTATCTCGATCTTTTGCCCTTTCTGTAGATTAATTGCCATAGTGTTTTATATTATGATTATTTTTCGCATTAAGATAGAAGTGATTTATGAACTGACCAAATTTATTTATGAAAAAATGATCTCTAGAACGCAATTAAAGCTGCTTAAGTCACCCATCACCATAAAAAAGGTCCAATTAAAAAATTGAACCTTGTATTGTACAAAAGAGTATTAAATTAATTTTCAAAATCCTTGTTGGAAACGGCAGCATTTCTTGCTTTGGCCAGCATAGGAATGGAAATCAGTCCCATCACCAGCATGATCACAATCTGCAGCGGTAAAGAAATAAAGGAATACGTCAATCCCATTTCCCCACCGAAATCAGCACTTTTTCCTACGGATATAAAAAGCGCCATAAAGCCATACTTCATCGCAAGGTTATAAGCCCCAATACCTCCACTGGCAGGAATAATCATTCCCAATGTTCCTACTACGATAATAAAGAAACCGTC is a window from the Chryseobacterium indologenes genome containing:
- a CDS encoding TerD family protein, with amino-acid sequence MAINLQKGQTIDLRKNDRGESVYDLSKVTIGLGWDVRKQGGGFFGKLFSKEAEYDLDAVAFLLDGNGKVANLGRTVQTNDGRQMGLYQGDVVFFNSMQHPSGNVWLTGDNRTGAGDGDDEQIIVRLDQLDQSYQKIVFIVTIYQGRTNNQHFGMIDNAFIRAVDATGKEITKYSLSGDSSMNGMCAMVFAEAYRHNGDWKFRAVGEPHHTDNFIDILRQQYAYSN
- a CDS encoding TerD family protein — encoded protein: MAINLQKGQKIEIGLTKMTIGLGWDPNEGTGYDFDLDASAIMIDSDRKLVSEEYFVFYNNLNSPDGALTHTGDDPSGKNSDGDDDEAIVIDLDKVDSRVEEILFVVTIEDFERRRQNFGQVRNSYIRVVDNHSNQEIAKYELDEDFSIETGVEFGRLYKRNGSWKFEASGIGYRADLGFFLEKYYKGQIIK
- a CDS encoding vWA domain-containing protein, encoding MSRRLLAYFLLDTSGSMNGEPIQALNNGFNGLISMLRADPQAMDSLHLSVITFDREVKNIIPLTDLASFYPMEITCPDSGPTHTGAALEMVSELVKKEMVKESADAKGDWQPLLFIFTDGKPSDIQKYRQMIPVIRGLEFGAIVGCAAGPKADEQFLKELTDHVVKLDTTDAITLSSFFRWVSSSITQGGHSQNTGENITLPPPPSELNIII